The following proteins are encoded in a genomic region of Verrucomicrobiaceae bacterium:
- a CDS encoding MFS transporter, which yields MGIKHVSLSSDSSGASGASPGRLAWTVVALLFPVALLNYLDRQMIASMKTSVMADVPSIGSEANWGYMLGQFKWVYAVFSPIGGYIADRFSRKYTICGSLFLWSVITWLTGQAQDYQQLLWARTAMGVSEAFYIPAALALIADFHVGGTRSRAVGVHQTGIYCGVMIGGFAGYVNEWPDFGWRGAFDYTGLVGILYAVPLLLLLRDAPRVVAQGMERPGVVSAVRELMTNRAFLLLVVYFTLPALAAWVVRDWMPAILQKEFNISQGKAGVSAALYWQAAALCSAMLGGWLADRWMRKSPQGRVYVSAMGMLLIVPALFGVGNAPALHSFGLAIVSLVLFGIGWGFFDGNNMPILSQITRPELRATGYGIMNFVSMSCGGLADWGFGVLNDNQVPLNVSFGVFAGLCVISVGIVLMIRPRGVEGAQG from the coding sequence ATGGGCATCAAACACGTTTCACTTTCTTCCGATTCGTCGGGGGCTTCTGGGGCTTCGCCGGGGCGTCTTGCGTGGACGGTGGTGGCGTTGCTGTTCCCGGTGGCGTTGCTGAACTACTTGGACCGGCAGATGATTGCTTCGATGAAGACTTCTGTGATGGCGGATGTTCCTTCTATCGGTAGCGAGGCGAACTGGGGGTATATGTTGGGGCAGTTTAAGTGGGTGTATGCGGTGTTTAGCCCGATCGGTGGTTATATCGCAGATCGTTTTAGCCGAAAGTACACCATTTGTGGCAGTCTGTTTCTTTGGTCGGTGATTACGTGGCTTACTGGGCAGGCGCAGGATTATCAGCAGCTTCTATGGGCTCGTACGGCGATGGGAGTGAGTGAGGCTTTTTATATTCCGGCGGCGTTGGCGTTGATTGCGGATTTTCATGTGGGCGGGACTCGCTCCCGGGCTGTGGGGGTGCATCAGACAGGGATTTATTGCGGGGTGATGATTGGAGGTTTTGCGGGGTATGTGAATGAGTGGCCGGATTTTGGTTGGAGGGGGGCTTTCGATTACACGGGGCTGGTGGGCATTTTGTATGCGGTGCCCTTGCTCTTGTTGCTGAGGGATGCGCCGCGTGTGGTTGCACAGGGTATGGAGAGGCCGGGAGTCGTCTCTGCTGTGCGTGAGCTGATGACAAACCGTGCCTTTCTTCTGCTGGTGGTCTATTTCACTTTGCCGGCTCTAGCAGCGTGGGTGGTGCGTGATTGGATGCCTGCGATTTTGCAGAAGGAGTTTAATATCAGCCAGGGGAAGGCGGGGGTTTCTGCGGCGCTTTATTGGCAGGCGGCGGCTTTGTGCTCTGCGATGCTGGGGGGCTGGCTGGCGGATCGCTGGATGCGAAAATCACCGCAGGGGCGTGTCTATGTCAGTGCTATGGGCATGCTCTTGATTGTGCCTGCGCTGTTTGGCGTGGGGAATGCGCCTGCTTTACATTCTTTCGGTCTGGCAATCGTGTCGCTGGTGCTTTTTGGGATCGGGTGGGGTTTTTTTGATGGCAACAATATGCCGATTCTCTCGCAGATCACGCGTCCGGAATTGCGTGCGACGGGATATGGCATCATGAATTTCGTTAGCATGAGTTGCGGGGGGCTCGCGGATTGGGGATTTGGTGTTCTGAATGACAACCAGGTGCCGCTGAATGTGAGTTTCGGTGTGTTTGCCGGTCTATGTGTGATTTCGGTGGGCATTGTGCTCATGATTCGCCCGCGTGGGGTGGAGGGGGCGCAGGGCTGA
- a CDS encoding sialate O-acetylesterase produces MIRAISYLCIALVSSLVFAQDAVLPPKEQFHLFLLVGQSNMAGRGTVEDQDRVPHARILMMSKEGDWVPAVDPMHFDKPSAGVGLGRSFAQIMMEATPGATIGLIPCAVGGSPIDAWRPGEFYAPTKSHPWDDMQRRVSAAMKVGTLKGILWHQGEADCKPELAPSYEAKLHDLIARMRSLVGEAEAPFLAGQMGKFEDVPWSADQRLVDSVHQSLVGKVPHTSFVSAEGLKHKGDKIHFDSASYRELGKRYAASFLKMCGK; encoded by the coding sequence ATGATCCGCGCCATTTCTTACCTCTGCATTGCTCTTGTCTCCTCGTTGGTGTTTGCCCAGGATGCCGTATTGCCGCCGAAGGAGCAGTTTCACCTTTTCCTGTTGGTTGGGCAGTCAAACATGGCAGGGCGTGGAACGGTAGAGGATCAGGACCGCGTCCCACACGCTCGCATCCTGATGATGAGCAAAGAGGGCGATTGGGTGCCAGCGGTCGATCCGATGCACTTCGACAAGCCTTCGGCTGGAGTCGGCCTTGGTAGGTCCTTTGCGCAAATCATGATGGAGGCGACGCCAGGTGCTACGATCGGTCTGATCCCATGCGCCGTGGGGGGATCGCCCATTGACGCGTGGAGGCCGGGTGAGTTTTATGCTCCGACGAAGTCGCACCCTTGGGATGATATGCAGCGCCGCGTCAGCGCAGCGATGAAGGTGGGCACCTTGAAGGGCATCCTCTGGCATCAGGGAGAGGCTGATTGCAAACCGGAGTTGGCCCCCAGCTATGAGGCGAAGCTGCACGATCTTATAGCTCGCATGCGCTCATTAGTGGGAGAGGCGGAAGCTCCATTCCTAGCCGGGCAGATGGGGAAGTTCGAGGATGTGCCATGGAGTGCCGATCAGAGACTAGTGGACTCCGTTCATCAGTCTTTGGTGGGAAAAGTCCCCCACACGTCTTTCGTCAGCGCAGAGGGCTTGAAACATAAAGGTGATAAAATCCACTTCGACTCTGCTTCTTATCGTGAACTGGGCAAACGCTACGCGGCGTCCTTCTTGAAGATGTGTGGTAAATAA
- a CDS encoding NUDIX domain-containing protein, translating into MTLIPAAVAVVQDAEGRVLIIRRAIQPGLGMLGLPGGVIEADETGEMAAARETREECGIDISPKEFRYLGTVNNRYDFQGYIWPTIDLVYSARVQSFDTVRADPTEVQEWFALAPEAVPFDEFAFWSNAEAVRMLRSSPPAFISD; encoded by the coding sequence GTGACGCTTATCCCTGCGGCTGTCGCGGTCGTGCAAGATGCTGAGGGGCGTGTGCTGATTATCCGACGTGCTATTCAGCCCGGTTTGGGCATGTTGGGGTTACCCGGTGGAGTGATCGAAGCTGACGAGACGGGAGAAATGGCCGCTGCACGCGAAACACGCGAGGAATGTGGTATCGACATCTCACCGAAGGAGTTTCGTTACCTTGGCACCGTGAACAATCGCTATGACTTTCAGGGGTATATTTGGCCGACGATTGATCTCGTGTATTCTGCACGAGTGCAGAGTTTTGATACGGTTCGTGCTGACCCGACAGAAGTGCAGGAATGGTTCGCTCTGGCACCCGAGGCGGTGCCGTTTGATGAATTTGCCTTTTGGTCGAATGCGGAGGCGGTGCGGATGCTGCGCTCCTCTCCCCCTGCTTTTATTTCTGATTGA
- the glnD gene encoding [protein-PII] uridylyltransferase, with amino-acid sequence MTEREYLRHLQRIGEKFFPKEEKMPHPRAETLRRAKRFLKLKEQRIKQRHRAQFSGAETCRMRSDVIDFLVRVLWDECVAALEPAQREKLNLSVVAHGGYGRRVMSPGSDVDLTFMLPGYSAQVPDFLSKLISDYLLFFYDLGFKVGHGVRSVGDCYDLANSSMETKTALMEARFLTGNDQAFKEFRKGFDKECMKDREEEFLRLRQDDLNKRHTKYESTPFVQEPHIKNGCGGLRDYQNLIWMSYAKLGTLNPKDLVAGGYISKSGWQEIESAYALILRVRNEMHYSERRASDLLTLRLQGQVATNLGYRHKRMLRRIEALMHDYYTATRDILQRSSEIMDRFHLQQLESAEHRRGLRGFLARSKTKKQTEKFDGFIRKHERIYAEDKNVFKEDPARLMRLFLHTQQRHLRLSPDLFQLVQDNFRLIDQAFRYAKVNRETFEAILANKGDVARVLRQMHRVGFLGKWMPEFGALTNLVQHEFFHLYTADEHTLRTIDKLDELSDPTLPGVKLYQQLFHDLQQPAILYIALLLHDAGRAANKKTHSDESATLAAAVCRRLQITGERRRMLLFLVDNHLLMYRTATTKSLEDPAVIEEFGTIVRTRENLDTLLIMTYADSKGTSDKSWTGYKEAAIRQLYYNTLAFLKAPADFMRSLHAPLDEVRAVVLKKLGSGFDAEVEAHFHHMPASYFNFREAADIATHVRQFREFFIKLGTQEQAEAGLLPVMHWEDHPEQGYSDLTVVGWDRHLLLARVAGALAAQSINILSADFFRRGDHLVLDIFRVCSTNFTAVSTKAARNRVEASVKAAFLDQNFDFSHEIAEKREKSTSPDEITAEIPQRVYVNNHVSPDETVLEVQVLDRLGLLHDIFMAVGRLGLNVTHARINTEKGAAIDTIYIQDEQGCKITDKDRVEDLAKLTSAAAMTVVA; translated from the coding sequence ATGACCGAACGCGAGTACCTGCGGCACCTCCAGCGCATTGGCGAAAAATTCTTTCCAAAGGAGGAAAAGATGCCCCACCCGCGTGCCGAAACGCTGCGCCGGGCAAAACGCTTCCTCAAGCTCAAAGAACAGCGGATCAAACAGCGCCACCGTGCACAATTCAGCGGCGCAGAAACCTGCCGTATGCGCAGTGACGTGATCGATTTCCTCGTCAGGGTCCTCTGGGACGAATGTGTGGCCGCACTAGAGCCCGCACAGCGGGAAAAGCTCAATCTCAGCGTCGTCGCCCATGGCGGCTACGGACGCCGAGTGATGAGTCCTGGCAGCGACGTCGATCTCACCTTCATGCTACCCGGTTACAGCGCTCAGGTGCCGGATTTTCTCAGCAAGCTCATCAGCGATTACCTACTCTTCTTTTATGACCTAGGATTCAAAGTCGGCCATGGCGTGCGTAGCGTTGGAGATTGCTACGATTTGGCCAACTCAAGCATGGAGACGAAAACGGCTCTCATGGAAGCACGCTTCCTCACCGGCAACGATCAGGCCTTCAAAGAGTTCCGCAAAGGTTTCGACAAAGAGTGCATGAAGGACCGCGAAGAGGAATTCCTGCGCCTACGGCAGGATGACCTGAACAAACGCCACACGAAGTACGAAAGCACTCCCTTCGTACAAGAGCCCCACATCAAAAACGGCTGCGGTGGCCTGCGTGACTACCAGAACCTCATCTGGATGAGCTACGCCAAGCTCGGCACACTCAATCCAAAAGACCTCGTCGCAGGCGGCTACATCTCCAAATCCGGCTGGCAGGAAATCGAGAGCGCCTACGCACTCATCCTCCGAGTCCGCAATGAGATGCATTACAGCGAGCGCCGCGCCAGTGACCTCCTCACCCTGCGCCTCCAGGGCCAAGTGGCCACCAATCTCGGCTACCGGCATAAGCGGATGCTCCGCCGTATCGAGGCGCTGATGCATGACTACTACACCGCCACGCGTGACATCCTCCAGCGCAGCAGCGAGATCATGGACCGCTTTCACCTCCAGCAACTGGAGAGCGCAGAGCACCGCCGCGGCCTGCGGGGCTTCCTCGCACGCAGCAAAACCAAAAAGCAGACCGAAAAGTTCGACGGCTTCATCCGCAAACATGAACGCATCTACGCTGAGGACAAGAATGTCTTCAAAGAAGACCCTGCACGGCTCATGCGGCTGTTTTTGCACACGCAGCAGCGTCACCTGCGCCTCAGCCCAGACCTCTTCCAGCTCGTGCAGGATAACTTCCGCCTCATCGACCAGGCATTCCGCTACGCGAAGGTCAACCGCGAGACCTTTGAGGCCATCCTAGCCAATAAAGGCGACGTCGCTCGCGTGCTCCGCCAGATGCACCGCGTCGGCTTTCTCGGAAAGTGGATGCCAGAGTTCGGAGCGCTCACCAATCTCGTCCAGCACGAGTTTTTTCACCTCTATACTGCTGATGAGCATACCCTGCGCACCATCGACAAGCTCGATGAGCTCAGCGACCCCACGCTACCCGGTGTAAAGCTCTACCAACAGCTCTTTCACGACCTCCAGCAGCCCGCCATCCTCTACATCGCACTGCTGCTGCATGACGCAGGCCGTGCTGCCAATAAAAAGACCCACAGCGACGAAAGCGCCACCCTCGCCGCTGCCGTCTGCCGCCGCCTCCAGATCACTGGCGAGCGCCGCCGCATGCTCCTCTTCCTCGTGGATAATCACCTGCTGATGTATCGCACCGCCACGACCAAGAGCCTCGAAGACCCCGCCGTCATCGAGGAATTCGGCACCATCGTGCGCACGCGTGAGAATCTCGATACGCTGCTCATCATGACCTACGCTGACAGCAAGGGCACTAGCGATAAAAGCTGGACCGGCTACAAGGAAGCCGCCATCCGCCAGCTCTACTACAATACGCTAGCGTTCCTCAAAGCGCCTGCCGACTTCATGCGCAGCCTGCATGCCCCGCTCGATGAGGTGCGTGCTGTAGTGCTGAAAAAACTGGGCTCCGGCTTCGATGCCGAAGTAGAGGCACACTTCCACCACATGCCCGCGTCCTACTTCAACTTCCGCGAGGCAGCCGACATCGCCACTCATGTGCGCCAGTTCCGAGAGTTCTTCATCAAGCTCGGCACACAAGAGCAGGCCGAAGCAGGGCTACTCCCCGTCATGCACTGGGAGGACCACCCAGAGCAAGGCTACAGCGACCTCACCGTCGTCGGCTGGGACCGCCACCTCCTCCTCGCACGCGTCGCTGGCGCACTCGCCGCTCAGAGCATCAACATCCTCAGTGCCGACTTCTTCCGCCGTGGCGATCACCTCGTGCTCGACATCTTCCGTGTCTGCAGCACGAATTTCACCGCCGTCAGCACCAAGGCGGCACGCAATCGCGTGGAGGCCTCTGTCAAAGCGGCCTTCCTCGATCAAAACTTCGATTTCAGCCACGAAATCGCTGAGAAACGTGAGAAATCCACCTCACCCGACGAAATCACCGCCGAGATCCCCCAGCGTGTTTACGTCAACAACCACGTTTCACCCGACGAAACCGTCTTGGAGGTCCAGGTGCTCGACCGACTCGGCCTGCTGCATGACATCTTCATGGCCGTCGGTCGCCTGGGTCTGAATGTCACCCACGCACGCATCAACACCGAAAAAGGTGCCGCCATCGACACCATCTACATCCAAGATGAACAAGGCTGTAAAATCACGGACAAAGACCGCGTCGAAGATCTCGCTAAACTGACATCCGCCGCCGCCATGACGGTGGTGGCATAA
- a CDS encoding adenine phosphoribosyltransferase, with the protein MNAQTLDHIRAKIRDVPDFPQPGILFKDITPVLADPALMSRAIEGMIDATGITRVDKVVGIDARGFIFGSLIAQRLNAGFIPVRKKGKLPWKTRGVDYSLEYGSNSVEIHQDAIAPGESVLLADDLLATGGTAGAALHLIEQSGGQIVGSTFFIELGFLHGREKLAGYGPVHSLITY; encoded by the coding sequence ATGAACGCACAAACCCTAGATCACATCCGCGCCAAAATCCGCGACGTGCCAGATTTTCCCCAGCCGGGCATCCTTTTCAAAGACATTACCCCCGTGCTCGCGGACCCAGCGCTCATGTCTCGGGCCATCGAAGGAATGATCGACGCCACAGGCATCACCAGGGTGGATAAAGTCGTCGGGATCGACGCCCGCGGCTTCATTTTCGGCTCGCTCATCGCCCAGCGGCTGAATGCTGGCTTCATCCCTGTGCGAAAAAAGGGTAAACTGCCATGGAAGACACGCGGCGTGGACTACAGCCTCGAATACGGCTCCAACAGCGTCGAAATCCACCAGGATGCCATCGCTCCCGGTGAGTCCGTGCTTCTTGCAGACGACCTACTCGCCACAGGCGGCACCGCTGGCGCTGCGCTGCACCTCATCGAGCAATCCGGCGGTCAGATCGTCGGTAGCACCTTTTTTATCGAGCTAGGCTTCCTCCACGGACGTGAAAAACTGGCCGGATATGGCCCCGTGCATTCTTTGATCACCTATTAA
- a CDS encoding transposase, whose amino-acid sequence MLALYRARFTLGHMRQARLKAPKHHPIAYYHCVSRVVDRAFRLQETEREMFVGFMRMYEKLCQVRVVTFCVLSNHFHVLVEVPRRPEVLPTEEEVLGIVAAAFGRNVAHSVRAEVAHFHQIGAHEEARKIIDGFTARMWDISFFMKSLKQRFTQWFNKKHERKGTLWEERYKSTLVEGSGAPLAMVAAYVDLNPVRAKLVTDPKDYRWCGYAQAVAGVKMARAGIEVAARAQLEGLKPEDGCLEHYRRLLFNWGVTSRVNADGTKKGAISEADRRAVMESGGRLPVAEALRCRMRYFTDGAVIGGKEFVNAIFKAHRRRFGVRRKDGARAARGLEREVGLHTLRDLRVDVFGRKGSS is encoded by the coding sequence ATGCTTGCGCTCTATCGAGCCCGCTTCACCCTCGGCCATATGCGTCAGGCCCGCCTCAAGGCTCCGAAACACCACCCCATCGCTTACTACCACTGCGTCTCCCGGGTGGTGGATCGCGCTTTTCGGCTCCAGGAGACCGAGCGTGAGATGTTCGTGGGCTTCATGCGCATGTATGAAAAGCTCTGCCAGGTGCGCGTGGTGACTTTTTGTGTGCTCTCGAATCACTTCCATGTTCTCGTCGAGGTTCCTCGCAGGCCGGAGGTGCTGCCGACTGAGGAGGAGGTGCTAGGGATTGTTGCGGCAGCTTTTGGCCGAAATGTCGCCCATTCAGTGCGGGCAGAGGTGGCGCATTTTCACCAGATTGGAGCGCATGAGGAGGCACGGAAGATCATTGATGGCTTCACTGCACGGATGTGGGATATCAGTTTCTTTATGAAGTCGCTGAAGCAGCGCTTCACGCAGTGGTTCAATAAGAAGCATGAGCGTAAAGGCACCTTATGGGAGGAGCGATATAAGAGCACCCTAGTGGAGGGAAGCGGAGCACCTCTGGCGATGGTGGCGGCGTATGTGGATTTGAATCCCGTGCGGGCGAAGCTCGTGACGGACCCGAAGGACTACCGGTGGTGCGGGTATGCGCAGGCGGTGGCGGGGGTGAAGATGGCACGAGCAGGGATCGAGGTGGCCGCGCGGGCGCAGTTGGAGGGATTGAAGCCGGAGGATGGGTGCCTGGAGCATTATCGGCGGTTGTTGTTTAACTGGGGCGTGACGTCGCGGGTGAATGCGGATGGCACTAAAAAGGGAGCGATCAGCGAGGCCGATCGCCGTGCGGTGATGGAGAGCGGCGGACGGCTGCCGGTGGCAGAGGCGCTGAGGTGCCGGATGCGCTACTTTACGGATGGAGCGGTGATCGGGGGCAAGGAGTTCGTGAATGCGATATTTAAGGCACATCGCAGACGATTTGGGGTGAGGCGGAAGGATGGAGCGCGTGCGGCGCGTGGCTTGGAGCGAGAGGTGGGCCTGCACACTCTGCGTGATCTCCGGGTGGATGTGTTTGGCCGTAAAGGTTCGAGTTGA
- a CDS encoding SGNH/GDSL hydrolase family protein gives MKTLFALIALLAGFSAHSTYAEDALVPAQECRPRSGLPNFLSKASKSGSQIKVGYLGGSITAQQGWRPKSLAHFQKLWPQARFSEINAAIGGTGSDLGVFRLKQDVLDHKPDLLFVEFAVNDGGAAPEQIHRCMEGIVRQTWRTLPECDICFVYTITEALVPAMLEGKFQRSASAMEKVADYYGIPTIHMGMEVARLAKDGKLEWKANLPKTDDEKKALGDKFVFAPDGVHPHIETGHELYLGAIIRSFDLIQKSSSPVEPHKLAAPFTATNYEHAKMLPITAARLSGGIQPAPTEFAKRWSNRMNTLYKATKPGDSLSFRFKGTRCSIYDIIGPDCGQVIITVDDLPAKVVPRIDAYCTYHRLASLSIGSDMADTVHTVRIDIHPHQPDKAKILEKNGNKIDKPERFEGRAFYPGAIMLVGDLVE, from the coding sequence ATGAAGACTCTCTTCGCTCTTATTGCCCTGTTGGCTGGTTTTTCAGCTCACTCCACGTATGCGGAGGATGCACTTGTGCCAGCCCAGGAGTGTCGTCCTCGCTCTGGACTGCCAAACTTTTTGTCGAAGGCCTCAAAGTCGGGTTCTCAAATAAAAGTTGGTTATCTGGGCGGTTCCATCACGGCTCAGCAAGGATGGCGCCCAAAATCGTTGGCTCATTTTCAAAAGCTATGGCCACAAGCTCGCTTTTCCGAAATCAACGCGGCAATTGGTGGCACGGGTTCGGACTTGGGGGTCTTCCGGTTAAAACAGGATGTGCTCGATCACAAACCAGACCTGCTTTTCGTCGAGTTTGCAGTGAATGATGGCGGCGCAGCACCCGAGCAGATTCATCGCTGCATGGAAGGGATTGTGCGGCAGACTTGGCGGACGTTGCCAGAATGTGACATCTGTTTTGTCTATACGATCACGGAGGCACTGGTCCCAGCAATGCTGGAGGGGAAATTTCAGCGAAGTGCCAGTGCGATGGAAAAGGTCGCGGACTATTACGGCATACCGACGATCCACATGGGAATGGAAGTAGCACGTTTGGCGAAGGATGGGAAACTCGAGTGGAAGGCGAATCTACCAAAGACCGACGACGAAAAAAAGGCTCTTGGAGATAAGTTCGTCTTTGCCCCGGATGGTGTGCATCCTCATATCGAAACAGGCCATGAGCTTTATCTTGGGGCAATTATTCGCTCATTTGATTTGATCCAGAAATCTTCGAGCCCAGTAGAGCCTCATAAGCTTGCCGCGCCATTCACTGCTACGAACTACGAACACGCGAAAATGCTGCCTATAACAGCCGCAAGGCTTTCTGGCGGCATTCAGCCTGCCCCAACTGAGTTTGCAAAGCGCTGGAGCAACCGCATGAACACGTTATATAAAGCCACGAAGCCTGGAGACTCATTGAGCTTTCGTTTCAAAGGTACGCGTTGCTCCATTTATGACATCATCGGGCCAGATTGTGGGCAGGTGATTATCACCGTCGATGATCTTCCTGCGAAAGTGGTGCCGCGTATCGACGCTTACTGTACTTACCATCGTCTAGCCTCACTCAGCATTGGTAGTGACATGGCCGACACGGTTCACACGGTGAGGATTGATATTCATCCACACCAACCAGATAAGGCTAAGATCCTTGAGAAAAACGGCAACAAAATCGACAAACCCGAGCGCTTTGAAGGCCGTGCATTTTATCCAGGCGCCATCATGCTTGTAGGGGACCTTGTGGAGTAG
- a CDS encoding M23 family metallopeptidase, translating into MPALCLAQLGLVLPTENMALLEKRPEGYFQYVDRTFEGEKSTPWEGGQFGFVRDPRRVGSRILFARFHEGLDVKPVKRDAKGDPLDEVRSIAAGRVEYVTAAANQSNYGRYIVIRHDFPGAGAFYSLYAHLRSAAVTAGQAVQAGQGIGIMGYTGSGIDQRRAHVHVELNLMLNSDFDAWHAAHYATPNHHGAFNGLNLIGVDLQALFLANWRDPALTLPAFIQSTEPAFRVQVPASAKMELLRRHPWLLGDREPRGKAWEIAFSRWGLPISVAAADRAVAAPVLSWVKDTGLPHYHMTRGLVTGTGAQGTLTVEGMRFVRLLSGIPEIPAVK; encoded by the coding sequence GTGCCCGCTCTTTGCCTCGCCCAGCTCGGGTTGGTCCTGCCGACTGAAAACATGGCACTGCTGGAAAAGCGGCCAGAAGGCTATTTTCAGTACGTGGACCGCACTTTCGAGGGCGAGAAGTCCACGCCGTGGGAGGGCGGTCAGTTCGGTTTTGTGCGTGATCCGCGCAGGGTCGGGAGCCGGATCCTTTTTGCCCGATTTCACGAGGGGCTGGATGTGAAGCCTGTGAAACGCGATGCAAAAGGCGACCCACTCGATGAAGTCCGCTCCATCGCCGCTGGGCGGGTCGAATACGTCACAGCGGCAGCGAACCAGAGCAACTACGGGCGCTACATCGTCATCCGGCATGATTTTCCCGGCGCAGGGGCTTTTTACTCGCTCTATGCGCATTTGCGCAGTGCCGCCGTGACTGCTGGGCAGGCCGTCCAGGCCGGGCAGGGCATCGGCATCATGGGCTACACGGGCAGCGGGATCGACCAGCGCCGCGCCCATGTGCATGTGGAGCTGAATTTGATGCTGAACAGCGACTTTGATGCCTGGCATGCAGCGCATTACGCCACTCCGAACCACCACGGAGCCTTCAATGGCCTGAACCTGATCGGGGTGGACCTCCAGGCGCTGTTTTTGGCCAATTGGCGTGATCCGGCCCTGACACTGCCCGCCTTCATCCAGAGCACGGAGCCAGCTTTCCGAGTGCAGGTGCCGGCGAGTGCGAAAATGGAGCTATTGCGCCGCCATCCCTGGTTGCTGGGAGATCGGGAACCGCGTGGAAAAGCCTGGGAGATCGCCTTCAGCCGCTGGGGGCTGCCCATCAGCGTGGCAGCGGCAGACCGGGCAGTGGCCGCCCCCGTCCTGAGCTGGGTAAAGGACACCGGCCTGCCCCATTACCACATGACCCGTGGGCTCGTCACCGGGACAGGTGCCCAGGGCACCCTGACAGTGGAAGGGATGCGCTTCGTAAGGCTACTGTCAGGAATCCCGGAAATACCTGCGGTAAAATGA
- a CDS encoding diacylglycerol kinase family lipid kinase, which translates to MPIPIIMNPAARSTKAASLERLIRELEPMPEVHLTQGPGDANDIAERLAEQGHAVIVAAGGDGTMNEVLQGICRANSRRPPGERHTALGVLPLGTMNVFSVELGLPSKAIAACWQQITAGTRRQIDLWMADEHYFVQLGGAGLDAQIVRDTTWEQKKKFGPLSYVISAVNVLLRPPPTLSVQIPGKSPLLGTVVLLGNGRHYGGPFPLFRDASNTDGLLDLIIFRGLGGMEFLQLLRGMLLDGYQQREYLDYIQADEFTISCMEEEMPLELDGELVSTTKGPVTIRKAAFPLIVAV; encoded by the coding sequence ATGCCCATTCCTATCATCATGAACCCCGCGGCCCGTAGCACAAAAGCTGCGTCTTTGGAGCGATTGATTCGTGAATTGGAGCCCATGCCGGAGGTGCATCTGACGCAGGGGCCAGGGGATGCGAATGATATTGCGGAGCGATTGGCCGAACAAGGGCATGCTGTGATCGTGGCTGCGGGAGGTGATGGGACGATGAATGAGGTTCTTCAGGGCATTTGTCGGGCGAATTCTCGTCGGCCGCCCGGGGAGCGCCACACGGCACTCGGAGTACTGCCGTTGGGCACGATGAATGTCTTTTCCGTGGAATTGGGATTACCTAGTAAAGCTATTGCTGCTTGTTGGCAGCAGATCACGGCTGGAACTCGACGCCAGATAGATCTGTGGATGGCAGATGAGCACTATTTTGTTCAGCTAGGGGGGGCTGGACTAGACGCTCAGATCGTGCGTGATACGACATGGGAGCAAAAGAAAAAGTTCGGCCCGCTGAGTTATGTGATAAGTGCGGTCAATGTGCTGCTACGCCCACCACCGACTCTGAGTGTACAAATCCCAGGCAAGTCGCCGCTGCTGGGCACAGTTGTCTTGTTGGGCAATGGACGTCATTATGGCGGACCTTTCCCACTTTTCCGCGATGCGTCGAATACTGATGGGTTGCTGGATTTGATCATTTTTCGCGGACTCGGTGGCATGGAGTTTTTGCAGTTGTTGCGTGGTATGTTGTTGGATGGTTACCAGCAGCGTGAGTATCTTGATTACATTCAGGCAGATGAGTTCACGATCTCTTGTATGGAAGAGGAAATGCCCTTGGAGCTTGATGGCGAACTGGTTTCCACTACCAAGGGGCCTGTGACGATCCGTAAGGCTGCTTTTCCGCTCATTGTTGCGGTTTGA